The nucleotide sequence ATtgacgaaaaataaatatacgtatTCAGTACATAAACGTCATAACAACTACGAGTACATACTctgcaaataatattttaatctttattactAACGTTACGTTGCTTCCACTGATGGAAAACATTATCATAACATAACACTGACATATTACTATCTACATACGTCCAATATGAACTGTGAAGTTACGACTCAATTACTTGGCCATGAGTAATTCAAATTGTTTATCGTTAACCcgtcttattaaaattaaaattaaaaatgtgtgGTATACATTTGTACACCTTTAAAGACTTAAGAATGAAATACATGTTTAGCGATTTAAAAAACCACGTAATATTCGTATTACCCATAAACATGTACAAATTACATCatcctcttttttttaaattaaaacctttTCTATTTGCGAAATAACCTTCCGCCTTTTTCAGAGCTCTCCCTCCAGACTGAAATATGTACACTAGTAACGTTAAGAAATATATCTAACTTTATATCAAAACTCCCATTTTTCATTGTGTAACTGGTCAATACACACCGCTTTAATGTTCACCCCCATGACCTTATCCATGTAGGCTGGGACCTCGGAATACAAGGTCAGCTGACCCCACGTGTTCCCGATGTGAGCTACCACGATGGCGTACAGTCCTCGGTGGCGGAGGAGGCGACTCCAAGGAACTTTGAGATGTTTCTgaaatcattttaaaacatcttttgctaacaaaaaatacaactatCAAATGTCtcgtataagtaaaaataatatttttgtcgaATCCTGAATGAAACTACTTTGGTAGATTTAGATATTATTTGTGCAAGAGAGAAATTATATACCGAAAAAGaagtatagttttttttttatatattaatgaattcaAAATCTGAATAAGACTTAATCAATAATATAAAGGCTTACTACGTTATAATactaatgtaatttattacgtgcaaatataaactttaaatatatcaaGAGAAACGTCAAAACTTAATACAATACTGACGGTTACACCTTTCTGCCTCAACGCCTCTTCAATGTATCTTCTTTCTGCTGCCGAAATTTTCTTATGCTGCGCCGGACTGTCCGCGCAGAAGAACCAGATGATAGCTCcacaaatcccggccagggttcCATAAAATCGGAACACTCCTGGCCAGCCCACAGGTGACGCAGCTATGAAGCCTGTCAGTGGTAGACCAAGGACTGGACCTAATGCTTGAGCTGTAATTAATACTGTTAATTATGAACATGAAACGTTGAAACATACAATGATGATTGTATGTTATGCTTGGGAACATAAATCTATGTCGTCGACTGAGGATTCAACCAGGTATTTTTCAGACAATGATGTCAGagtaaatattgaattaatatattttaaaagttattaaagaCATTTAGGTTTTGTCAATGATTTCCACGAAAATTGTTTGTaatcttctatttttttttccagccTTTGCCTGTTCTTTTGTTACTTAATCATTAAAATGGATTTATAAAGTGTTTTGAATCATCATGTACGGAATTTGCaatgattatataatatttatgtacctcCATATATCATGCCACTTAATCTTCCTCTTTCTTCCAGAGTTGTCCATTTCCCCAAGAAAGTGTGGGTTGATGGCATTAGACATGCTTGTGATAGGCCTAATATCATTCGAAACGCAGCTGCAGTTATCCAGCCGCCCTTAGAACAAACGCATAATAACACTAAAGTTGCTtaaacactttttattataacgatTCCAACTATTTACGTTACtcttaaaattaagataaatctCTATATTTGGGTTCAAcgcaacaaattaaaaaaatggaaaaaagtgtataaattaatgttacaaCATGacttttaccaggacgtcgcTTTCAACAATTTTAACACGTAGCCTAGCAAgtacaaaattttgtacacaacacaggaaaaaaaattcaaaagtcttctgttaaattttcaaatttcgaaaaaaatatcgtattcTAAGTtagatggatggatggatgagACGAAAAATATGAACTATTATATTGTGCCTAATCCTTCGGGAAAGTGGcgtgtatgtatctatgttttTGAAAACAGAAATACTAACATAGAAAGTAACAGTAGGAAACAGGACAGACGCCGCACAGTTGATGAACATGGCCCCAGCTATCAACCTTCTGGACCCAAACCTGTGAGCCAGCTGGCCGGCGGGAATCTGGAGCAACATGTAGCCGAAGAAGAAAGCTGAGATGACCATATCTTGAACCTTTTTGCTCCAGTCGAATTGAGGATACTgaaagatatatacatacataaatatagtcacgtctacatcccttgcggggtagacagagccaacagtcttgaaaagactgaaatcgtttaaattgagattcaaatagtgacaggttgctagtccattgaAAATaaggaatcccatgtttgtaagcctatctcttaatcgccttttacgacatccatgggaatgagatggagtggtcctatacttttttgtattggcgccgggaaccacacggcatactgAAATTTCTAAAAggtaatcaaaaatatttggtcAATATAATTACGGAACATGGATCTGATCTGAAACGATAAAAATGGATTTACTACGAATTTTCAATTTCTAAATTCATAtgaattatttaacaaaatgttaaatttactattagatagtaaatagattttttcgttataaggattatttttctaCTTCTGTTATTTGAGCCATAGAGTTATAAAAGGTTTAGAATTTCTTGCCGGTGAACTTTTCAGCAAGCAACTAGAAGTCATCTACAACAACTTTTGCGTTAAATTATTGGGTTTTTGGTATCATACCTTGCCGTTTTGGCTGAACAtaaaaactttgtcaaatattttgatattggagaaaaaaataactcttaCCGGAGGAGTAAGCATCAGTGCATTAAAAAATCCATTAGCTACATAATCAGTTCCTCTCACATTCAGTCCATCTCCAGTTTCATTTGCAATGGtactgttatttatattatttcgtatATCTAAAACAGGGTTGGTTTCAACCATACCGACTAGAGCCACTCCCATACATGCTCGTAAACTGTAAGCAGTTGTTAGTGTTACCATCAGCATCACACATTGTCTATGGCGGACACCCCAAcctgaaactgatgacaaaattcACGTTTAAAATGTCAATAGATAGGGATTTAAATTGAACGatgacataaattttatttcggatatttgaaaaacaattatctttttatcaaGAGACGAAGAAGATTTTGAAGTACCTCTTAATTATGAATGAAACTttagaataatatattatattattaactttaatatactaaattcattttaaacgACCCACTATAACATTAATTATCAATTAGTGTTTAGGAATCGCTTTAGTCGATATTTAACTTAACATGTTACGTATATGACATGGTATTCGTATTACTTCCTTGCTCTTAAATCATAGTAGTTATTATCGAAATATCAATCACGTTGACAGTCAAATTTATGTGGCAGTAATGACCATTTATAAAGATTCACTTACCTTTAAAATCCTCATCAAAATTACTTTTAGCATTATCATCTCCAGGTTTTTCATTTGCACTAAACTTAGACATAATTACACGTATTGAATTCCTGTCACCACAGAGCTCCTCTATAATAATGACACTTCTCAAACTATTAGATCACTGGACAATCTTATCATACTTTAAATAGACTTTATTGTAATTTCTTCTTATTATATCTAAATCAATATTGTCTTTGTGTTTAAGTTCAAGAACAACGCAATTTGCTAAGTCACATTCGTACACGAACACACACGTCATATTGACAGTATATTATGTCtttatttatcccttatgggtaaaacagagccaacgggcacaagacattattattattatcaaatcatacatacataaaatcacgtctttttcccggagggataggcaagtggaaagatatagtctctgccttcccctccgggaaagaggcgtttaCGGCAAATTTGACTCTACCGTAATACCGTTTTTTATACGGCGAATTTCCTACCGTATAAAAAACGGTattaaaaccttaaaaaagtggcgcaaaataaattttgctgCTCATTAGTGAAGTAGCTACCATCAAGACaatatattttcagttttCATTCAATAAATTTCTTCTACTCTTGTTAATTGCTCCTACATGCGGATGGATGGATGCCAGATGAAATCCGCTGCAGAAACttttctattataatatttttaggcgTTTTATAATAAGAGTCGTATAAGTCaatatttatcacaaaaaaaatcatcaataataaataccttaCTAAAGTAAGGGATTCCAATTTTaccgttattgaagaaaacaataaaggttctacatatattaataaaaactaacaCAGTAGTGTTATTAGTGTGTTGTGTCCCGGGAAAGAGATTTTTATAGTACGATATGTATCTAACACTTAGATTTGTCCATTCATTGTTTAGAGtactttttgatttttaaattagatgACAAACCTGTATTTTATACGGAATGGAAACGGACCTCTTTtaagatttgtaaattatcgtGACGTCACTTTGAAtactgaattataaaaatacttaaattgatacattataaaagaggacatttattgattgattgacaaTTCACCATCCCTAGGAATTTATCAAAGTGTTGAACATGGATAAATTTTACGGCACATTATATTCATGGGAATATTTTTGGAGACACCGTACACAAAGTTACTTTGTCgcatcttttttaattaactagaCATACGGTTATCTTATCAAGTTATCAAAATAgacatatttataacattccaACAACTGTTCggaatgttataaataatgaaaatattatctaaaatcatattatgaaaatttattctaaTATAAACATCACAATCTACAAGATAAGGCATATGTCTGAATAACTAAATATGCTATGAAATTTCctgagatttaaattaaatttgagaaCTTCAgaatatatatagaaatataatttgaaaatcatgtaaaaaaatttttgattgaaatatttgattaataCTATTACGATCAATAAGCTTGTAATATTCAAAGTCATATCATAATTTTCGTATGTGTGATATCAAACCATAGAAttacatttctattttttgtaaaaacattgATATCCAAAATGACATTTCACCAAACAGAAGCAAGGACGTACAAAAATTGTTTGCACGAGTGAGATTGCGTCTTCTGTAGACGCAGACAAGGTGGTAGATGATAAAAATTGTTAGTTGGTGGGCGAAGTGGTGACGAAAGGTTgtgaatgttaaaaaaattacgataTGGCTCAGACGCTAAATAGTGCATACGAAAAGGTTCCTGTTATAGATACTGGCGAAAGTGGTAAGGATCACAATGAGATGTTTAGAAATATTATACATGAAGAAGTTTCTATGTCTACTACAGAAAATGTAGTGTGTGCCTGCTGATTTGTTACTTGAGCAGATTGTAAAATCATATCAAGGGTAAAGCTTACTTGGGGTTCTTGTAGTTcttatgggctagcaaactgtgaCTCTCGATTTCATCAAAAGTTGTATCTATTTCTAGTCTTGTAACTGTTAACTTTATTTACCTCTAATCCTATATCATAATCGTGGCAATGAAAAGAAAccataaaaagattaaatagtttttacgtattgcgaaattattattatcatttctaGAATGACAATGGCTTTTGGTTTGGCGTTATAGTTTTTGTTACCTAATGATCaaggattttaaattttattgtaatcataa is from Amyelois transitella isolate CPQ chromosome 13, ilAmyTran1.1, whole genome shotgun sequence and encodes:
- the LOC106140224 gene encoding putative inorganic phosphate cotransporter, which gives rise to MSKFSANEKPGDDNAKSNFDEDFKVSGWGVRHRQCVMLMVTLTTAYSLRACMGVALVGMVETNPVLDIRNNINNSTIANETGDGLNVRGTDYVANGFFNALMLTPPYPQFDWSKKVQDMVISAFFFGYMLLQIPAGQLAHRFGSRRLIAGAMFINCAASVLFPTVTFYGGWITAAAFRMILGLSQACLMPSTHTFLGKWTTLEERGRLSGMIYGAQALGPVLGLPLTGFIAASPVGWPGVFRFYGTLAGICGAIIWFFCADSPAQHKKISAAERRYIEEALRQKGVTKHLKVPWSRLLRHRGLYAIVVAHIGNTWGQLTLYSEVPAYMDKVMGVNIKANGMLSALPFLMMFIMNFFFSWLFDMLIVKKYIGVTLARKLAQSIGSISSSVGLIILAFAPKNIYVVETIMVIMCGLNIASHYGFLVNHIDISPNFAGTMMSLSNFSSNGVGVLAPIVAGIILTDVTSVYLWRWVFFVSSGLYFFTNAVYLLLGTSELADWNEPESAKDNEEADAMMKKEQKD